The Emys orbicularis isolate rEmyOrb1 chromosome 4, rEmyOrb1.hap1, whole genome shotgun sequence genomic sequence AAAACCCCTTTTCATTTGACTTAGTCAAACAGGGCACATTGTTTATGCTTGTCTCTTTTAATCTTGATCATATCAAGATCATTATGAAGTAAAACCAATGGTTGTCACTTTAAAATCTCTTTACCACAACACTGAGAATTCTATGGCAGAGGCATACACATATTAAAGGCATCTTATTAAAGATGCAAAGGAAAAAACACACATCTTAGAAGAAGACAAAATGGCAGGCAACTGGTACTTCAACTCTCtgaaggcaaaaataaaaaaatatctttACATTAAAGAATAAGTCAAGTTAAAGAGAAAGGGAATGAAAGGGGGACCATCATATCGAGAGAATAAGCTGACCTGCTCAAATTCAAAGTGCTAGAATTAAAGGTCTAAATTAAAACATAGTCTATGCCTCAGAGTATAACACTGAACACAGTATGTGGTCATATTTCAATCCTCTTTCCGTTCCAGAGTCTGTGTAGTGTGAATGCCATTGCTGTACACAGGAAATGGAAGAGTGGAAAAAAGTCCTTCGGCAGTTGTGAACACGTTCCCTGCAGGCATTTGGGTCAGACTGGCCCCGCTCACAGCACTTCCAAATGGTCCCGACATATTGAGTCGGTGAACGTGGTGGTAGAGCATTTCCATCGGCGTTTTAGGATCCAGCCCAAAGCTGGGGCTGTTAACGTCAACAAAGTTAACAGCGTGGGTATTAGGGAGGAGGTTGCCCTGCATGGCTAAAGTAACTTCAGCTGGAGCATACCGAATAGTGCCAGTGGTGTAGACCCTCTGAGCAGCAGTGCTGGTGGCAGCAAGGGTTCCAGTTACCCTGTGAACCAAAGGAAGCACCACATTGCCTGCTTGCAACCTCTGAAGGGCTTCCAGATCCCCAGTGTACAACAAAGAGTTGGAAGTGCTGGGACCTCCTGGATGTTTGTCCCGTGGAGATGCTGAAAGCGGGGGTGACAAAGGGTCAGAGGATACAGGAGCCAAGGCCGAGCTGGATGAGGTGCTGAACTGAGTTTTGCGGCTGGCAGTATTTTCAGACCCTGGTGGGGTGAGAACGGAGTCTGGAATGGAGACATGTAAACTACTGCTggcttgtggggaggggaagtgctCTGAGCTTGGGGGCTTGGTCATACTGTAGGGCGATTCATTCCTTGAGATTTCCCTGTTAGGTGGGTAATTCCAAATACTGCTATCATTATCAAAATTGATAGGTTCTGAGATCTCTGTTTTAATTTTGAGCACTGAGGCACTGTTTGGTGACGAGAGCAGCTGGGGCTGGTCCACCAAAGCTGAGTCAAGTCCATTTGGGCTTGAAGTGCTTGATAGCCTTCTGCGGGTCATGCTGCCTCCTTTCtgctttttcctcctcttcttcctcttttgATGTTTGCTGGAAGACTGGGCATTTACTTCCCCTCCACTATCTGAGTCCTTGGCGCTGTCTGACGTCAACGATTCACAGTTCTGCAACCGCAAGTCCGATTCACTCTCCACATAGCGCTCCACCTTGATCTGCATAGAACCAAGAGTACCAAAACTGTCCTCAGGGGCCTTTTGATTCTCAAAGTCAGAATTTTCAAAGCTGTCATCACTGTCCCTGCTGTCCTGGTTGCTGGAGCTGTTCCCATCATCATTACAGTTCATTTCGTTATCTGACTGATTCCCAGACTTCTTCCTATCAGATTCGGGGTCTTCGCTGTTTTCTGATTGGTTTCCTTTGTCATCTGACTTTGAGTTCTCATTGTCCTCTggaaggaaagaaaagtgaaaaacaCCATTAGCAATAGGAACATCAGATTAGAACTCCACTTGTCTACCTAAAATGAGATGTTATTGCCTGTAAAGTTTCTGGTAAAAGCATTCCTCTGAGGCTCAACTGAGGTGGGTTTTTCTGAGCTCTACATCCTCTGTTCTAGCAGCATCAAGCTTGAAGGGATTTGATTATCATTAATCCCCCGGATTCAGGACTGTCAGTGGCAATGGGCAAAGGTCTGGTGGCTTTGTCACTGGACTGCAGTTTCTGTAACAAGTGTGAGGGCACCTGTTTCAAATGGGATCCTTTGGTACATTCTCTTTAATGAGGACAATTCTGATAACTGACTGCAACTGGATTCCAGTTGTGTTCACTGAAGGGAGATGAACGATTCAGCTCTGGTGATGCACTCTCGAGATTTCTGTTTAGCATACATGTTCTTATAATGGGAGTAGGAGTGACGTAGTAGCATGATGAAGTGATAATCCACgcccctgattctcctctcacttactcgTGTTCTACACTGGCGTCATgtggatttcaatggagttactcttgagTTACTCCAgtgtgagtggagaatcaggtcctctgTTTATAAATCTGAATGAATACATCAGTTAAAACAATGTAGTTACattgccctgctgtgtgccaatATTCCCTTGGAAGgtaaaaaaataaagcagaaaaaaataactCCAGTGCAACAAATGGAGCTGCATCAATTTCCATCAGCTCAGGACCTGGTCCTGTCCTCCTGCTATttcttttaactttattttatatttacctCATTTTTAACTGAATAAGACAAACACTCGAGTCCATTGGACTCAGGCAGCCAAGATCAGCTTTCAGAAAACGGACTGTTATCACACACTGTTTGAAAGGGTCACGAATGGCTTGAGGAGAACCCAGTCTGTGCAGAACAGTCAGAATTCTTTTCTTTGGAAATAAAAGACGTTTTTGTTTTCCCTCATCAGAGCCAAGAATTACCATTTTAAATtctctgctctgagcaggggaaaAAAGGGCCA encodes the following:
- the NPAS3 gene encoding neuronal PAS domain-containing protein 3 — its product is MRDFANQGDPPWNLRMEGPPPNTSVKGAQRRRSPSALAIEVFESHLGSHILQSLDGFVFALNQEGKFLYISETVSIYLGLSQVELTGSSVFDYVHPGDHVEMAEQLGMKLPPGRGLLSQGTAEDGASSASSSSQSETPEPVESTSPSLLTTDNTLERSFFIRMKSTLTKRGVHIKSSGYKVIHITGRLRLRVSLSHGRTVPSQIMGLVVVAHALPPPTINEVRIDCHMFVTRVNMDLNIIYCENRISDYMDLTPVDIVGKRCYHFIHAEDVEGIRHSHLDLLNKGQCVTKYYRWMQKNGGYIWIQSSATIAINAKNANEKNIIWVNYLLSNPEYKDTPMDIAQLPHLPEKTSESSETSDSESDSKDNSGIPEDNENSKSDDKGNQSENSEDPESDRKKSGNQSDNEMNCNDDGNSSSNQDSRDSDDSFENSDFENQKAPEDSFGTLGSMQIKVERYVESESDLRLQNCESLTSDSAKDSDSGGEVNAQSSSKHQKRKKRRKKQKGGSMTRRRLSSTSSPNGLDSALVDQPQLLSSPNSASVLKIKTEISEPINFDNDSSIWNYPPNREISRNESPYSMTKPPSSEHFPSPQASSSLHVSIPDSVLTPPGSENTASRKTQFSTSSSSALAPVSSDPLSPPLSASPRDKHPGGPSTSNSLLYTGDLEALQRLQAGNVVLPLVHRVTGTLAATSTAAQRVYTTGTIRYAPAEVTLAMQGNLLPNTHAVNFVDVNSPSFGLDPKTPMEMLYHHVHRLNMSGPFGSAVSGASLTQMPAGNVFTTAEGLFSTLPFPVYSNGIHTTQTLERKED